The Peribacillus simplex genome contains a region encoding:
- a CDS encoding aldehyde dehydrogenase family protein codes for MTFIEALTKKNKMFLAGKWVSGDKIIEVLDPQDNSLVATVPAANEKDVLHSIEEAKKGAKIAADMPTHERIAILNRAADWIYEHKEKYAMTIAREGSKTIKEARKEVVRCIETLRISAEEARRINGETISFDQMPGSEDRMGYYYRFPVGIIVAITPFNDPLNLVAHKVGPAIASGNAIIVKPAPATPLSALLLAEAFEKAGLPPTILSVITGYPSDMGESLITHSAIRMISFTGGLATGKAIMQKAGLKKMNMELGSNSPVIVLEDADLKKAVESTVSGAFWAAGQNCLGVQRVYVQEDIYRDFIGKFVNRTQQYRVGNKLSEETDMGPMISETEAKRVESWVNEAVAKGARLLCGGKRQGSFYYPTVLENVPAHCKLATEEVFGPVVTIHSVPDLDTAIFQSNNVEFGLQAGIFTRDLDRAFGAIRKLDVGGVMVNDSSDYRIDAMPFGGVKGSGLGREGIKFALQEMTETKVVCFKVSSNR; via the coding sequence ATGACATTTATTGAAGCGCTTACAAAGAAAAATAAGATGTTTCTTGCTGGAAAATGGGTATCCGGCGATAAAATAATTGAAGTTCTCGATCCACAAGATAATAGTTTAGTTGCAACCGTCCCTGCTGCTAATGAGAAGGATGTACTTCATTCCATTGAAGAGGCAAAAAAGGGAGCGAAAATAGCCGCGGACATGCCAACACATGAAAGAATTGCCATTCTAAATCGTGCCGCCGATTGGATCTATGAGCATAAGGAAAAATATGCAATGACCATTGCCCGTGAGGGAAGCAAGACCATTAAAGAGGCGAGAAAAGAAGTAGTGCGTTGTATCGAAACACTTCGAATTAGCGCAGAAGAAGCAAGGCGAATTAATGGCGAAACGATTTCGTTTGACCAAATGCCGGGAAGCGAAGATCGCATGGGATATTATTATCGTTTTCCTGTTGGGATTATTGTAGCTATAACACCTTTCAACGATCCATTAAATCTTGTTGCCCATAAAGTGGGACCTGCTATTGCTTCTGGAAATGCCATCATCGTAAAACCAGCACCTGCTACACCTTTAAGTGCTCTTTTATTGGCAGAAGCCTTTGAAAAAGCAGGTTTACCACCTACAATATTGTCCGTCATTACGGGGTATCCGAGTGATATGGGCGAGAGTCTGATTACTCATTCAGCCATACGAATGATTTCTTTCACAGGAGGACTCGCCACTGGCAAAGCGATTATGCAAAAGGCAGGCTTGAAAAAGATGAATATGGAGCTAGGATCAAACTCACCCGTTATCGTGCTGGAAGATGCTGACTTAAAAAAGGCGGTTGAATCGACTGTATCCGGCGCCTTTTGGGCCGCAGGTCAAAATTGCTTGGGAGTGCAAAGAGTATATGTTCAAGAAGATATTTATAGGGACTTTATTGGAAAGTTTGTTAACCGTACTCAACAGTATCGAGTGGGCAATAAACTCTCAGAGGAAACCGACATGGGGCCTATGATTTCGGAGACAGAAGCAAAGCGAGTTGAGAGTTGGGTTAATGAAGCTGTTGCGAAAGGCGCAAGATTGCTGTGTGGCGGTAAACGTCAAGGTTCTTTTTATTATCCAACTGTTTTAGAGAATGTCCCAGCACATTGTAAGCTGGCAACTGAAGAAGTTTTCGGACCAGTTGTTACCATTCACAGTGTGCCCGATCTGGATACCGCTATTTTCCAATCTAACAATGTGGAGTTCGGCTTGCAAGCAGGTATATTCACTCGTGACTTAGATAGGGCGTTTGGAGCTATACGTAAATTGGATGTAGGCGGGGTTATGGTAAATGATAGCTCTGATTATCGTATAGATGCCATGCCTTTCGGGGGAGTGAAGGGTTCTGGTTTAGGTCGTGAAGGAATTAAGTTTGCACTTCAAGAAATGACTGAAACAAAAGTGGTTTGTTTTAAAGTTTCGAGCAACAGATGA
- a CDS encoding amino acid permease encodes MLDAKCTNQNQLKRSMKSRHLFMISLGGVIGTGLFLSTGYTINQAGPGGTILAYLVGGLIMYLVMLCLGELTVAMPVTGSFQTYATRFVGPATGFTIGWLYWLTWVVTVGSEFTASGLLMKRWFPDTSVWMWSALFAILLFLLNAFSVKFFAETEFWFAGIKVITIILFIILGGAAMFGFIPMNGSAAAPMLSNFTGEGGLFPNGFLPILITMISVNFAFSGTELIGITAGESENPEKDIPLTIRNVIWRTMFFFVGAIFVLSGLISWKEAGVIESPFVMVFDSIGIPFAADIMNFVIITALLSVANSGLYASTRMLWSLSNEQMISPLLGKVTSKGVPFNALVVSMAVACLSLFSSVVAPDTVYMVLVAISGFAVVAVWMGIALSQYVFRKHFLKAGGDIRDLKFRTPLYPYVPITAFVLCFASILGLAFDPSQRIALYCGIPFIAFCYLLYYIKNRGIKNQIDSHGESDQFFENIK; translated from the coding sequence ATGCTAGACGCCAAGTGTACCAATCAAAATCAGTTGAAGCGTTCAATGAAAAGCAGGCACTTGTTCATGATTTCGCTAGGTGGGGTAATTGGAACGGGTCTATTTCTAAGTACAGGCTATACAATTAATCAGGCTGGACCGGGAGGAACGATTCTCGCTTATTTGGTTGGTGGGCTGATCATGTATCTGGTCATGCTATGCCTTGGCGAATTAACTGTAGCTATGCCGGTAACCGGTTCATTTCAAACATATGCTACGAGATTTGTGGGTCCTGCCACCGGATTTACCATTGGTTGGCTGTACTGGCTAACCTGGGTAGTTACGGTAGGGTCGGAATTTACTGCATCCGGCCTATTGATGAAGAGATGGTTCCCGGATACTTCCGTCTGGATGTGGAGCGCACTCTTTGCGATTTTACTTTTTCTGCTGAACGCCTTTTCTGTAAAATTTTTCGCGGAAACTGAATTTTGGTTTGCCGGCATTAAAGTAATTACTATTATTTTATTTATCATATTAGGTGGAGCAGCGATGTTTGGCTTCATTCCTATGAACGGTAGTGCAGCTGCTCCGATGCTTTCTAATTTTACCGGGGAAGGAGGCCTTTTTCCAAATGGATTCCTTCCGATACTTATAACCATGATTTCTGTGAATTTTGCCTTTTCAGGAACAGAGCTCATCGGTATTACTGCTGGAGAAAGTGAAAACCCGGAAAAAGACATTCCACTAACCATTAGAAATGTAATTTGGAGAACTATGTTTTTCTTTGTTGGTGCCATATTTGTATTATCTGGATTAATCTCCTGGAAAGAAGCGGGAGTCATTGAAAGTCCGTTCGTTATGGTTTTTGATAGCATAGGGATACCTTTTGCAGCTGATATCATGAACTTTGTTATTATTACAGCTTTACTGTCAGTAGCAAATTCCGGTCTCTATGCATCTACCCGTATGTTATGGTCTCTTTCAAATGAGCAGATGATAAGTCCTCTCTTAGGAAAGGTAACGTCAAAAGGAGTTCCGTTTAATGCTTTGGTTGTAAGTATGGCAGTAGCCTGCTTGTCATTATTCTCTAGTGTAGTGGCTCCGGATACGGTTTATATGGTGCTTGTGGCTATATCTGGATTTGCGGTTGTTGCAGTATGGATGGGAATTGCTTTATCACAGTATGTGTTCCGTAAACACTTTCTTAAAGCGGGTGGTGATATTAGAGATTTAAAATTTCGTACACCACTTTACCCTTATGTGCCCATTACCGCTTTTGTTTTATGTTTCGCTTCTATTTTGGGTCTTGCTTTCGATCCAAGCCAACGAATTGCCCTATATTGTGGAATACCATTCATTGCCTTTTGCTATCTCCTCTACTATATAAAAAATCGAGGAATTAAGAATCAAATCGATTCTCATGGTGAATCAGATCAATTTTTTGAGAATATCAAGTAG
- a CDS encoding amino acid permease gives MGMIPKENNELRRTMKSRHLFMIALGGVIGTGLFLGSGFTISQAGPGGAVLAYVLGGFLMYLVMLCLGELTVAMPNSGSFQAYATKYISPSTGFTIGWLYWLSWANTIGLEFTSAGILMQRWFPEVPVWIWCMVFGIIIFSINALSTRSFAETEFWFSSIKVTAIVLFIILGGAAMLGLIDLKGDESAPFFSNFTGDGGLFPNGILAIFLTMVTVNYSFQGTELIGIAAGESENPDKTLPRSIRNIIWRTMFFFVLAMFVLVALIPWKTAGLVESPFVSVFDMIGIPYASDIMNFVILTAVLSVANSGLYAASRMLWSLSKTEMAPSVVGKLSSKGIPLNALIITISISALSLLTSVVAAETVYVWLISISGVITIVVWMSICASQFFFRKRFKAEGGNVKDLKFRTPLYPLVPILGFVSYGIVLISLIFIPNQRLGLYCGIPFMVACYIYYHVIIKKRKKHKSGEDNELGKAQ, from the coding sequence ATGGGAATGATACCTAAGGAAAACAATGAATTAAGACGCACGATGAAAAGCAGACATTTGTTCATGATTGCACTTGGTGGTGTCATTGGAACTGGATTATTTCTCGGTTCAGGATTTACTATTAGTCAGGCGGGACCTGGAGGAGCCGTTCTTGCTTATGTACTTGGTGGGTTTCTTATGTATCTTGTTATGCTTTGTCTCGGTGAATTAACAGTAGCTATGCCAAATTCGGGCTCCTTTCAAGCATATGCTACGAAATATATTAGTCCTTCAACTGGATTTACGATTGGCTGGCTTTACTGGTTAAGTTGGGCGAATACGATTGGATTAGAATTTACATCTGCAGGTATTCTTATGCAGCGTTGGTTTCCGGAAGTTCCTGTTTGGATTTGGTGTATGGTATTCGGAATTATCATATTCTCGATAAACGCATTGTCCACACGTAGCTTTGCAGAAACAGAATTTTGGTTTTCTAGCATTAAGGTGACAGCTATTGTTCTCTTTATTATCCTTGGGGGGGCAGCTATGCTTGGTTTGATTGACTTAAAAGGTGATGAATCTGCCCCGTTTTTTTCGAATTTCACAGGTGACGGTGGCCTCTTCCCAAATGGTATTCTCGCCATATTTTTAACAATGGTTACGGTGAACTATTCTTTCCAGGGAACTGAACTCATTGGTATAGCTGCTGGAGAAAGTGAAAATCCAGACAAGACGCTTCCGCGTTCCATTCGAAATATCATTTGGCGTACCATGTTTTTCTTTGTTTTGGCGATGTTTGTACTTGTTGCACTAATACCGTGGAAAACTGCCGGATTAGTTGAAAGTCCGTTTGTTTCCGTATTTGACATGATTGGAATTCCATATGCTTCAGATATTATGAATTTTGTTATCCTTACCGCTGTTCTATCTGTAGCCAATTCAGGACTGTATGCAGCATCAAGAATGCTCTGGTCACTTTCTAAAACTGAAATGGCCCCATCTGTGGTCGGTAAATTATCTTCAAAAGGTATTCCGTTGAATGCACTGATTATCACAATATCCATATCGGCACTCTCACTTCTTACTAGTGTCGTGGCTGCAGAAACAGTCTATGTCTGGCTTATTTCTATTTCAGGTGTGATTACAATTGTCGTATGGATGTCTATTTGTGCATCACAGTTCTTTTTTCGAAAACGGTTTAAAGCAGAAGGTGGAAATGTAAAAGATTTAAAATTCAGAACACCTCTGTATCCACTTGTTCCGATCTTGGGATTCGTGTCATACGGAATTGTGTTAATTAGCCTTATTTTTATTCCTAATCAAAGACTAGGGCTATACTGTGGTATACCTTTTATGGTAGCCTGTTATATTTATTACCACGTAATAATAAAGAAGAGAAAAAAGCACAAAAGCGGTGAAGACAATGAACTTGGAAAAGCACAATGA
- a CDS encoding M20/M25/M40 family metallo-hydrolase: MYNKIHNMTMPEKVETLTRALVNISSINGTIGEVEVANFVKETLLGFPYFQQNPSQVWEQPVPNDLLGRKNIFALVKGKSETKDTIIYHSHLDTVGIEDYSNMKKDAMNPDALEDFFKMYAFDKDVQKDAQSGEWLFGRGSVDMQSGIAVHLANVLHFSEHPEELTGNILLMVNPDEESQHKGVISAIAELNRLKEEQGLSYTVAINDDFITPLYNNDPHRYIFTGAAGKLLPSFYIYGREAHVGETLSGIDPNFIAAEITRRVHNNLDLAENIDGELVLPPSCLYQRDTKEFYNVQTATSSYLYFNYFVYKATTKEVMDKLTAVAFEACRETEHVLFKHYNDFLMRTGLPSKTLSWKIEVTSLADYVDELEKMGINTAERMKKAFNENEHLEPRMLCFKIVEALQELDPNKKPRVIIFFAPPYLPHNYLNQDNERDANLENALKEVLDEVAKETDEKFALKKFFPYLADGSFLSLHETDEDILSLLNNFPEWESIYPLPIKDIRNLNIPSINIGVYGKDAHKWTERVYKPYTFGVLPGLLRNVTLKLLKKNEAILSK; this comes from the coding sequence ATGTACAACAAAATTCACAACATGACAATGCCTGAAAAAGTAGAAACACTTACACGTGCTCTTGTAAATATTAGCAGCATTAACGGAACAATTGGTGAGGTGGAAGTGGCTAACTTTGTAAAAGAAACTCTTCTAGGCTTTCCGTATTTCCAACAAAACCCATCTCAAGTATGGGAACAGCCGGTTCCAAACGATCTACTGGGCCGGAAAAATATATTTGCATTAGTCAAAGGGAAATCAGAGACAAAAGATACAATTATTTACCATTCGCATTTGGATACGGTTGGTATTGAAGATTATAGCAACATGAAAAAAGATGCGATGAATCCGGATGCTTTAGAAGATTTTTTCAAAATGTATGCATTTGACAAAGATGTACAAAAAGATGCTCAATCAGGAGAGTGGCTGTTTGGAAGAGGGTCCGTTGATATGCAAAGCGGAATCGCAGTGCACCTTGCCAATGTTCTCCACTTTTCCGAACATCCCGAAGAATTAACGGGTAATATTCTGTTAATGGTGAACCCTGATGAAGAGAGCCAGCATAAGGGAGTGATATCTGCCATTGCTGAGTTGAATCGATTGAAAGAGGAGCAAGGATTGTCTTATACGGTAGCCATAAATGATGACTTTATTACTCCTTTATATAATAATGACCCTCACCGCTATATTTTTACGGGAGCTGCAGGTAAGCTTCTACCGAGTTTCTATATTTATGGTCGCGAGGCCCACGTAGGTGAAACGTTATCCGGTATTGATCCAAACTTTATTGCGGCTGAGATAACGCGGCGTGTCCATAATAACCTGGATCTAGCCGAAAATATTGACGGTGAATTGGTTCTCCCACCTTCTTGTTTGTATCAACGCGATACAAAAGAATTTTACAATGTACAAACCGCTACTAGTAGCTACCTCTATTTTAACTACTTTGTTTATAAAGCGACAACGAAAGAAGTCATGGATAAGTTAACTGCTGTTGCTTTTGAGGCCTGCAGGGAAACAGAACATGTTTTATTCAAGCATTACAACGATTTTCTCATGCGCACAGGGTTGCCTTCGAAAACACTATCCTGGAAGATTGAAGTAACGAGTTTGGCCGATTATGTGGATGAGTTGGAAAAGATGGGTATTAATACAGCGGAAAGAATGAAAAAAGCGTTTAATGAGAATGAACATTTAGAGCCAAGAATGCTTTGCTTCAAAATTGTCGAAGCCTTACAAGAACTTGATCCGAATAAAAAGCCGCGGGTTATCATCTTTTTCGCGCCACCTTATCTTCCACACAACTATTTAAATCAAGATAATGAGAGGGACGCTAATCTGGAAAATGCACTAAAAGAAGTATTAGATGAAGTAGCAAAAGAAACCGACGAAAAGTTTGCACTGAAAAAGTTCTTCCCTTATCTAGCAGATGGCAGCTTTTTATCCTTGCACGAAACCGACGAGGACATCCTGTCGTTATTAAATAATTTCCCGGAATGGGAGTCCATTTATCCTTTGCCTATAAAGGACATTCGTAATCTTAATATCCCATCTATCAATATCGGTGTATATGGAAAAGACGCTCATAAATGGACAGAACGGGTTTATAAACCTTATACTTTTGGCGTTTTACCCGGACTTTTAAGAAATGTAACGCTTAAGTTATTAAAAAAAAATGAAGCAATTTTAAGCAAGTAG
- a CDS encoding aminotransferase A, whose protein sequence is MENSINKSVSTIKIPGIRTFSNMVIHYTDSINLTLGQPDFSTPEHIKEAAITAIRQDHTAYTHNAGLLSLRKAAADYVFQKYNLTYNPKDEIIVTNGATEAIDSAFRTILQAGDEVILPSPIYPGYEPLITLCGAVPVYVDTSKNSFKMNAEMIKNKLTKRTRCIVLCSPSNPTGRMLSEEDIVEIANVLRNKNIFVVSDEIYSELTYDKKHYSIASIPSMREKTIVINGLAKSHSMTGWRIGFTFSPSYLSSQMLKVHLYNSVCASTISQYAAIEALTQGKDDPGQMVEEYRKRREYICKRLTDMGLDVVIPDGAFYVFPSIKCTKMKSFDFALKLLQETSVAVVPGDAFSEFGEGYVRISYAASIESLEEGLKRMEQFVHSIKRKSLATNK, encoded by the coding sequence ATGGAAAATTCGATAAATAAAAGCGTCTCAACCATCAAGATTCCCGGCATACGGACATTTTCCAATATGGTGATCCATTATACCGATTCGATCAATCTTACCCTAGGTCAGCCAGATTTCTCAACACCTGAACATATAAAAGAAGCTGCTATAACAGCGATTAGACAAGATCATACAGCCTATACACATAACGCCGGCCTATTGAGCCTACGGAAGGCTGCCGCAGATTATGTATTCCAAAAGTACAATCTCACCTACAATCCTAAGGATGAAATCATTGTAACAAACGGTGCAACTGAAGCCATTGACAGTGCGTTCCGAACCATTTTACAAGCAGGGGATGAAGTCATTCTTCCCTCTCCTATTTATCCTGGATACGAACCGTTAATTACATTATGTGGAGCAGTTCCAGTTTACGTTGATACGTCAAAAAATTCTTTCAAAATGAATGCTGAAATGATTAAGAATAAACTAACGAAACGAACACGCTGCATTGTTCTTTGCTCACCTTCAAATCCCACCGGAAGGATGTTAAGTGAAGAAGATATCGTTGAAATTGCTAATGTACTTAGAAATAAAAACATCTTTGTTGTTTCAGATGAAATCTACAGTGAACTGACTTATGATAAAAAGCATTATTCAATCGCCTCTATTCCAAGTATGAGGGAAAAAACTATCGTCATTAACGGTCTTGCAAAATCCCATTCTATGACAGGTTGGAGAATTGGTTTTACTTTTTCACCTTCCTATTTATCTAGTCAAATGTTAAAAGTCCATCTTTATAATTCAGTATGTGCCAGCACAATTAGTCAATATGCGGCAATCGAAGCTTTAACCCAAGGGAAGGATGATCCAGGCCAGATGGTTGAAGAGTATCGAAAAAGAAGAGAGTACATCTGCAAACGGCTCACCGACATGGGTTTAGATGTGGTCATACCAGATGGTGCTTTTTACGTTTTCCCTTCTATAAAATGTACAAAGATGAAATCGTTTGATTTTGCGCTGAAGCTGCTCCAAGAGACAAGTGTTGCAGTTGTTCCTGGCGATGCGTTTTCAGAGTTTGGAGAAGGATACGTAAGGATTTCTTATGCGGCTTCTATCGAATCGCTTGAAGAAGGATTAAAACGAATGGAGCAATTTGTCCATTCAATAAAGCGTAAGTCGTTAGCAACTAATAAATAA
- a CDS encoding MFS transporter: MKQVKIEKQVELIAESQGKERKIGLRWGMGLIFFIIGLIAYMDRANLSVVAKPMMDALNMNKVEFGLLSSLFYAGYCIAQIPGGMLAERFGSRKIIIIAITWWSAFTALTAASTSYVVLCIVRFLFGVGEGPMYPANSVFNSYWFQKHEKGRAASALLAGSFFGPVIAPGVSVAIMLLFGWQGVFYSFAILGIGIGLIWYIVGRDKPENHPWISEKEKVLICENRSITGTEKKTAPWKMYLRNIRFWAVGIQYFVVIYMNTFFLTWLPTYLMEARNFSLKEMGVAASFPWLAICFTVLAGGAVSDIILQRTNSRMKARGSLALIGFIFFVIGLYFAAYSTSPWMNVVWLTLALGALGLPIVTSWATANDLGQEFAGSVSGWMNLWGSIGGITSPIICGWFAQEMGWNTTLLINIIPIGLAIFLWFLIKPDHPLIPAEN, translated from the coding sequence ATGAAACAAGTAAAGATAGAAAAGCAGGTAGAATTAATCGCCGAATCTCAAGGCAAGGAAAGAAAGATTGGATTACGTTGGGGAATGGGTTTGATCTTTTTTATTATAGGTTTGATAGCGTACATGGACCGAGCCAATCTATCTGTGGTCGCTAAACCAATGATGGATGCTCTAAATATGAACAAAGTTGAATTTGGACTTTTGTCTTCCCTCTTCTACGCAGGATATTGTATTGCTCAAATTCCAGGGGGAATGCTTGCAGAAAGGTTCGGGTCAAGGAAGATCATTATAATAGCGATTACCTGGTGGTCTGCATTTACAGCACTTACAGCGGCCTCTACGTCTTACGTTGTATTATGCATTGTAAGGTTTTTATTTGGTGTTGGAGAGGGTCCAATGTATCCAGCCAACTCTGTCTTCAATTCATACTGGTTCCAAAAACATGAAAAGGGACGAGCAGCAAGTGCATTATTAGCTGGTTCTTTCTTCGGGCCTGTTATAGCACCAGGAGTTTCAGTGGCTATCATGCTGCTTTTTGGATGGCAAGGCGTTTTCTATAGTTTCGCTATTCTCGGCATTGGGATTGGCTTAATTTGGTATATTGTAGGTCGTGATAAACCAGAAAATCATCCTTGGATTTCCGAAAAAGAAAAAGTTCTTATATGTGAAAATCGAAGCATCACCGGAACAGAAAAAAAGACCGCCCCGTGGAAGATGTATCTTAGAAACATCCGATTTTGGGCAGTTGGGATACAATACTTTGTCGTCATCTATATGAACACCTTCTTTTTAACATGGTTACCTACTTATTTAATGGAAGCACGAAATTTCTCATTAAAAGAAATGGGGGTAGCAGCAAGTTTCCCTTGGCTTGCTATTTGTTTCACTGTTCTAGCTGGAGGCGCCGTATCGGATATCATCTTACAAAGAACAAACTCACGAATGAAGGCTCGAGGTAGTCTAGCCTTGATCGGATTCATTTTTTTCGTTATCGGTTTGTATTTCGCTGCCTACTCCACAAGTCCTTGGATGAACGTTGTCTGGTTGACACTAGCACTTGGCGCTCTTGGGCTGCCAATCGTTACTTCTTGGGCAACCGCAAACGATTTAGGTCAAGAATTCGCAGGATCTGTCAGTGGTTGGATGAACCTTTGGGGAAGCATTGGAGGAATAACGTCTCCGATTATCTGCGGATGGTTTGCGCAGGAAATGGGTTGGAATACAACCCTTTTAATCAACATCATCCCTATCGGACTTGCTATTTTCTTATGGTTTCTCATCAAACCTGATCATCCATTAATTCCGGCTGAAAATTAA
- a CDS encoding RraA family protein, whose product MIDSVYKERMNVMITVNSKTLRPKPEEVKQLGTISPSDYGHHLNFQLINTKKIKPLFPVENTFAGPAVTVRIPPNDGLLVYKALDLVQPGDVVVIDMNEEERFACWGEITTRVAMEKGAIAAIINGPVTDTKILNNLQFTVFSYAISPLTTKVYSIGGDVNVPVSISGCIINPGDIIVGSNDGLLVVPQEETLSFIEIGKKEEESDEKRRQELQALGVEKYLRRCDPLWEKMLGNDQN is encoded by the coding sequence GTGATTGATAGCGTTTACAAAGAAAGGATGAATGTAATGATAACGGTAAATTCTAAAACTCTAAGACCAAAACCTGAAGAAGTAAAGCAATTGGGAACTATTTCACCAAGTGATTATGGGCATCATTTGAATTTCCAATTAATCAATACTAAGAAAATCAAGCCTTTATTCCCGGTTGAAAACACATTTGCTGGTCCGGCAGTGACGGTCCGAATCCCTCCAAATGACGGTCTATTAGTTTATAAGGCACTGGATTTAGTACAGCCTGGTGATGTAGTTGTGATCGATATGAACGAAGAAGAGCGTTTTGCATGTTGGGGAGAAATTACGACAAGAGTTGCGATGGAAAAAGGAGCCATTGCTGCCATCATTAACGGGCCTGTTACCGACACTAAAATACTTAATAATTTGCAATTCACCGTGTTTTCTTACGCGATTTCACCTTTAACTACCAAAGTCTATAGTATTGGTGGCGATGTAAATGTACCTGTATCCATTTCAGGATGCATCATTAACCCTGGGGATATTATTGTTGGAAGTAATGATGGCCTGTTAGTTGTTCCACAAGAAGAAACATTAAGTTTTATTGAAATCGGCAAAAAGGAAGAAGAATCAGATGAAAAACGACGTCAAGAGTTACAAGCGTTAGGTGTTGAAAAATACCTTCGCCGGTGCGATCCTCTTTGGGAAAAAATGTTAGGTAATGATCAGAATTAA
- a CDS encoding GntR family transcriptional regulator yields the protein MSIHQPKRQFLKDRAYEMIKKLLMNGELSPGEFVKEGDLSEQLEMSRTPIRSALQRLEHDGLVRIHPKQGIYICDISVKQVNEVYEIRIALETFALRKLSHSIEKHQLEELYDILNKQYEYIKNEDSYSALEYDMRFHLRIMEFNKNEQMLDIFKSIREKLKFYGKEVLKKKIDRLKQTYDEHVLIVEALEKGNMEEVVRNIEEHLQYGRKTLLDP from the coding sequence ATGAGCATACACCAACCCAAACGACAATTTTTAAAAGATCGAGCTTATGAGATGATTAAGAAACTACTTATGAACGGAGAATTATCGCCAGGAGAATTTGTTAAAGAGGGGGATCTAAGTGAACAGTTAGAAATGAGCAGGACTCCTATTCGGTCAGCCCTTCAGCGTTTAGAACATGATGGATTGGTTCGTATTCATCCAAAGCAAGGTATCTATATATGTGATATTTCTGTAAAACAAGTTAATGAAGTGTATGAAATACGAATTGCACTTGAAACATTTGCGTTACGAAAGCTTTCACATAGTATTGAAAAACACCAACTCGAAGAACTTTATGACATCTTAAATAAGCAATACGAGTATATAAAAAATGAAGATTCCTATTCAGCACTTGAATACGATATGAGGTTCCATCTTAGAATAATGGAGTTTAATAAAAATGAACAAATGTTAGATATATTTAAAAGCATTAGAGAAAAACTGAAATTTTACGGAAAAGAAGTATTAAAGAAAAAAATAGATCGCCTAAAGCAAACATACGATGAACACGTATTAATTGTAGAGGCCCTGGAAAAAGGCAACATGGAGGAAGTAGTTCGAAATATTGAAGAACACTTACAATATGGCAGAAAAACGCTTCTGGATCCATGA